In Callithrix jacchus isolate 240 chromosome 18, calJac240_pri, whole genome shotgun sequence, one DNA window encodes the following:
- the ADAM15 gene encoding disintegrin and metalloproteinase domain-containing protein 15 isoform X4 yields the protein MRLALLWALGLLGAGSPWPSWPLPNIGGTKEQQARSEKSPSGPLEPQVLQDDLPNSLEEVLQSSLPEPLRIKLELDGDSHILELLQNRELVPGRPALVWYQPNGTRVVSEGHTLENCCYQGRVQGYTGSWVSVCTCSGLRGLVVLSPERSYILEQGPGDLPGPPIISRIQDLHLPGHTCTLSWRESVHTQTPPELPLGQRHGHRWRRDVVTETKTVELVIVADHSEVQIYRDLQRLLNRTLEVALLLDTFFRPLNVRVALVALEAWTQHDLVEISSNPAVTLENFLNWRRADLLPRLPHDSAQLVTGTSFSGPMVGMAIQNSICSPDFSGGVNMDHSTSTLGVASSIAHELGHSLGLNHDSPGNSCPCPGPAPAKTCIMEASTDFLPGLNFSNCSRQALEKALLDGMGSCLFERLPSLPSMAAFCGNMFVESGEQCDCGFPDDCTDPCCDSSTCKLRPGAQCASDGPCCQNCQLHPSGWQCRPTRGECDLPEFCLGNSSQCPPDVSLGDGEPCAGGQAVCMHGRCASYAQQCQSLWGPGAQPAAPLCLQTANTRGNAFGSCGRNPSGSYESCSPRDAICGQLQCQTDRTQPLLGSVHALIWEMIDVNGTGLNCSWVHLDLGNDVAQPLLTLPGTACGPGLVCIDHRCQPVDLLGAQECRSKCHGHGVCDSNRHCHCEEGWAPPDCTTQLKATSSLTTGLLLSLLVLLVLVMLGASYWYRVRLHQRLCQLKGPTCQYRAAQSGPPERPGPPQRALLARGTKANALGFPAPPSRPLPPDPVPKRLQSQGPAKPPPPRKPLPADPQGRCPSGDLSGPEAGIPPLVVPSRPAPPPPTMSSLYL from the exons ATGCGGCTGGCGCTGCTCTGGGCCCTGGGGCTCCTGGGCGCGGGCAGCCCTTGGCCTTCCTGGCCTCTCCCAAATATAG GTGGCACCAAGGAGCAGCAGGCAAGGTCAGAGAAGTCCCCAAGTGGGCCCTTGGAGCCCCAGGTCCTTCAGGATGACCTCCCAAATAGCCTCGAAGAGGTGCTTCAG AGCAGTCTGCCTGAACCCCTGAGGATCAAGCTGGAGCTGGATGGTGACAGTCATATCCTGGAGCTGCTACAGAATAG GGAGTTGGTCCCAGGCCGCCCAGCCCTGGTGTGGTACCAGCCCAATGGCACTCGAGTGGTCAGTGAGGGACACACTCTG GAGAACTGCTGCTACCAGGGAAGAGTGCAGGGATACACAGGCTCCTGGGTGTCCGTCTGTACCTGCTCTGGGCTCAG aGGCTTGGTGGTCCTGTCCCCAGAGAGAAGCTATATCCTGGAGCAGGGGCCTGGGGACCTTCCAGGTCCTCCCATTATTTCCCGAATCCAagatctccacctcccaggccacACCTGTACCCTGAGCTGGAGGGAATCTGTGCACACTCAGACTCCACCAGAGCTCCCCCTGGGACAGCGTCATGGTCACCGG TGGAGGCGGGATGTGGTGACAGAGACCAAGACTGTGGAGCTGGTGATTGTGGCTGATCACTCAGAG GTCCAGATATACAGGGACCTCCAGCGCCTGCTGAACCGCACACTGGAAGTGGCCCTCTTGCTGGACACA TTCTTCCGGCCCCTGAATGTACGAGTGGCACTAGTGGCCCTGGAGGCCTGGACCCAGCATGACCTGGTGGAGATCAGCTCAAACCCAGCTGTCACCCTTGAAAACTTCCTCAACTGGCGCAGAGCAGATTTGCTGCCTCGACTGCCCCACGACAGTGCCCAGCTGGTGAC TGGTACTTCATTCTCTGGGCCTATGGTGGGCATGGCCATTCAGAACTCCATCTGTTCTCCCGACTTCTCAGGAGGTGTGAACATG GACCACTCCACCAGCACCCTGGGAGTTGCCTCCTCCATAGCCCATGAGTTGGGCCACAGCCTGGGCCTGAACCATGACTCTCCTGGGAATAGCTGTCCCTGTCCAGGTCCAGCCCCAGCCAAGACCTGCATCATGGAGGCCTCCACAGA cttcctgccAGGCCTGAACTTCAGCAACTGCAGCCGACAGGCCCTGGAGAAAGCCCTTCTGGATGGAATGGGCAGCTGCCTCTTCGAACGGCTGCCCAGCCTGCCCTCTATGGCTGCTTTCTGTGGAAATATGTTTGTGGAGTCGGGCGAACAGTGTGACTGTGGCTTCCCGGAT GACTGCACTGATCCCTGCTGTGATTCCTCAACCTGCAAGCTGAGGCCAGGGGCACAGTGTGCATCCGATGGACCCTGTTGTCAAAATTGCCAG CTGCACCCATCTGGCTGGCAGTGTCGTCCTACCAGAGGGGAATGTGACTTGCCTGAATTCTGCCTAGGAAACAGCTCCCAGTGTCCCCCTGATGTCAGCCTAGGGGATGGCGAGCCCTGCGCTGGTGGGCAAGCTGTGTGCATGCATGGGCGCTGTGCCTCCTATGCCCAGCAGTGCCAGTCACTTTGGGGACCTGGGGCCCAGCCTGCTGCACCGCTTTGCCTCCAGACAGCCAACACTCGGGGAAATGCTTTTGGGAGCTGTGGGCGCAACCCCAGCGGCAGCTACGAGTCCTGCAGCCCTAG aGATGCCATTTGTGGGCAGCTCCAGTGCCAGACAGATAGGACCCAGCCTCTGCTGGGCTCCGTCCACGCTCTGATCTGGGAGATGATAGATGTGAATGGGACTGGGCTGAACTGCAGCTGGGTGCACCTGGACCTGGGCAACGATGTGGCCCAACCCCTCCTGACTCTGCCAGGCACAGCTTGTGGCCCTGGCCTG GTATGCATAGACCATCGATGCCAGCCTGTGGATCTCCTGGGGGCACAGGAATGTCGAAGCAAATGCCATGGACATGGG GTCTGTGACAGCAACAGGCACTGCCACTGTGAGGAGGGCTGGGCACCCCCTGACTGTACCACTCAGCTCAAAG CAACCAGCTCCCTGACCACAGGGCTACTCCTCAGCCTCTTGGTGTTACTGGTCCTGGTGATGCTTGGTGCCAGCTACTGGTACCGTGTTCGCCTGCACCAGCGACTCTGCCAGCTCAAGGGACCCACCTGCCAATACAG GGCAGCCCAATCTGGCCCTCCTGAAAGGCCAGGACCTCCGCAGAGGGCCCTGCTGGCTCGAGGCACTAAG GCTAATGCTCTCGGCTTCCCGGCCCCCCCTTCCAGGCCGCTGCCGCCTGACCCTGTGCCCAAGAGACTCCAG tctcagGGGCCTGCCAAGCCCCCACCCCCGAGGAAGCCACTGCCTGCTGACCCCCAGGGCCGGTGCCCATCGGGTGACCTGTCTGGCCCAGAAGCTGGAATCCCGCCCCTAGTGGTACCCTCCAG ACCAGCGCCACCACCTCCAACAATGTCCTCGCTCTACCTCTGA
- the ADAM15 gene encoding disintegrin and metalloproteinase domain-containing protein 15 isoform X6: MRLALLWALGLLGAGSPWPSWPLPNIGGTKEQQARSEKSPSGPLEPQVLQDDLPNSLEEVLQSSLPEPLRIKLELDGDSHILELLQNRELVPGRPALVWYQPNGTRVVSEGHTLENCCYQGRVQGYTGSWVSVCTCSGLRGLVVLSPERSYILEQGPGDLPGPPIISRIQDLHLPGHTCTLSWRESVHTQTPPELPLGQRHGHRWRRDVVTETKTVELVIVADHSEVQIYRDLQRLLNRTLEVALLLDTFFRPLNVRVALVALEAWTQHDLVEISSNPAVTLENFLNWRRADLLPRLPHDSAQLVTGTSFSGPMVGMAIQNSICSPDFSGGVNMDHSTSTLGVASSIAHELGHSLGLNHDSPGNSCPCPGPAPAKTCIMEASTDFLPGLNFSNCSRQALEKALLDGMGSCLFERLPSLPSMAAFCGNMFVESGEQCDCGFPDDCTDPCCDSSTCKLRPGAQCASDGPCCQNCQLHPSGWQCRPTRGECDLPEFCLGNSSQCPPDVSLGDGEPCAGGQAVCMHGRCASYAQQCQSLWGPGAQPAAPLCLQTANTRGNAFGSCGRNPSGSYESCSPRDAICGQLQCQTDRTQPLLGSVHALIWEMIDVNGTGLNCSWVHLDLGNDVAQPLLTLPGTACGPGLVCIDHRCQPVDLLGAQECRSKCHGHGVCDSNRHCHCEEGWAPPDCTTQLKATSSLTTGLLLSLLVLLVLVMLGASYWYRVRLHQRLCQLKGPTCQYRAAQSGPPERPGPPQRALLARGTKSQGPAKPPPPRKPLPADPQGRCPSGDLSGPEAGIPPLVVPSRPAPPPPTMSSLYL, translated from the exons ATGCGGCTGGCGCTGCTCTGGGCCCTGGGGCTCCTGGGCGCGGGCAGCCCTTGGCCTTCCTGGCCTCTCCCAAATATAG GTGGCACCAAGGAGCAGCAGGCAAGGTCAGAGAAGTCCCCAAGTGGGCCCTTGGAGCCCCAGGTCCTTCAGGATGACCTCCCAAATAGCCTCGAAGAGGTGCTTCAG AGCAGTCTGCCTGAACCCCTGAGGATCAAGCTGGAGCTGGATGGTGACAGTCATATCCTGGAGCTGCTACAGAATAG GGAGTTGGTCCCAGGCCGCCCAGCCCTGGTGTGGTACCAGCCCAATGGCACTCGAGTGGTCAGTGAGGGACACACTCTG GAGAACTGCTGCTACCAGGGAAGAGTGCAGGGATACACAGGCTCCTGGGTGTCCGTCTGTACCTGCTCTGGGCTCAG aGGCTTGGTGGTCCTGTCCCCAGAGAGAAGCTATATCCTGGAGCAGGGGCCTGGGGACCTTCCAGGTCCTCCCATTATTTCCCGAATCCAagatctccacctcccaggccacACCTGTACCCTGAGCTGGAGGGAATCTGTGCACACTCAGACTCCACCAGAGCTCCCCCTGGGACAGCGTCATGGTCACCGG TGGAGGCGGGATGTGGTGACAGAGACCAAGACTGTGGAGCTGGTGATTGTGGCTGATCACTCAGAG GTCCAGATATACAGGGACCTCCAGCGCCTGCTGAACCGCACACTGGAAGTGGCCCTCTTGCTGGACACA TTCTTCCGGCCCCTGAATGTACGAGTGGCACTAGTGGCCCTGGAGGCCTGGACCCAGCATGACCTGGTGGAGATCAGCTCAAACCCAGCTGTCACCCTTGAAAACTTCCTCAACTGGCGCAGAGCAGATTTGCTGCCTCGACTGCCCCACGACAGTGCCCAGCTGGTGAC TGGTACTTCATTCTCTGGGCCTATGGTGGGCATGGCCATTCAGAACTCCATCTGTTCTCCCGACTTCTCAGGAGGTGTGAACATG GACCACTCCACCAGCACCCTGGGAGTTGCCTCCTCCATAGCCCATGAGTTGGGCCACAGCCTGGGCCTGAACCATGACTCTCCTGGGAATAGCTGTCCCTGTCCAGGTCCAGCCCCAGCCAAGACCTGCATCATGGAGGCCTCCACAGA cttcctgccAGGCCTGAACTTCAGCAACTGCAGCCGACAGGCCCTGGAGAAAGCCCTTCTGGATGGAATGGGCAGCTGCCTCTTCGAACGGCTGCCCAGCCTGCCCTCTATGGCTGCTTTCTGTGGAAATATGTTTGTGGAGTCGGGCGAACAGTGTGACTGTGGCTTCCCGGAT GACTGCACTGATCCCTGCTGTGATTCCTCAACCTGCAAGCTGAGGCCAGGGGCACAGTGTGCATCCGATGGACCCTGTTGTCAAAATTGCCAG CTGCACCCATCTGGCTGGCAGTGTCGTCCTACCAGAGGGGAATGTGACTTGCCTGAATTCTGCCTAGGAAACAGCTCCCAGTGTCCCCCTGATGTCAGCCTAGGGGATGGCGAGCCCTGCGCTGGTGGGCAAGCTGTGTGCATGCATGGGCGCTGTGCCTCCTATGCCCAGCAGTGCCAGTCACTTTGGGGACCTGGGGCCCAGCCTGCTGCACCGCTTTGCCTCCAGACAGCCAACACTCGGGGAAATGCTTTTGGGAGCTGTGGGCGCAACCCCAGCGGCAGCTACGAGTCCTGCAGCCCTAG aGATGCCATTTGTGGGCAGCTCCAGTGCCAGACAGATAGGACCCAGCCTCTGCTGGGCTCCGTCCACGCTCTGATCTGGGAGATGATAGATGTGAATGGGACTGGGCTGAACTGCAGCTGGGTGCACCTGGACCTGGGCAACGATGTGGCCCAACCCCTCCTGACTCTGCCAGGCACAGCTTGTGGCCCTGGCCTG GTATGCATAGACCATCGATGCCAGCCTGTGGATCTCCTGGGGGCACAGGAATGTCGAAGCAAATGCCATGGACATGGG GTCTGTGACAGCAACAGGCACTGCCACTGTGAGGAGGGCTGGGCACCCCCTGACTGTACCACTCAGCTCAAAG CAACCAGCTCCCTGACCACAGGGCTACTCCTCAGCCTCTTGGTGTTACTGGTCCTGGTGATGCTTGGTGCCAGCTACTGGTACCGTGTTCGCCTGCACCAGCGACTCTGCCAGCTCAAGGGACCCACCTGCCAATACAG GGCAGCCCAATCTGGCCCTCCTGAAAGGCCAGGACCTCCGCAGAGGGCCCTGCTGGCTCGAGGCACTAAG tctcagGGGCCTGCCAAGCCCCCACCCCCGAGGAAGCCACTGCCTGCTGACCCCCAGGGCCGGTGCCCATCGGGTGACCTGTCTGGCCCAGAAGCTGGAATCCCGCCCCTAGTGGTACCCTCCAG ACCAGCGCCACCACCTCCAACAATGTCCTCGCTCTACCTCTGA
- the ADAM15 gene encoding disintegrin and metalloproteinase domain-containing protein 15 isoform X1, whose translation MRLALLWALGLLGAGSPWPSWPLPNIGGTKEQQARSEKSPSGPLEPQVLQDDLPNSLEEVLQSSLPEPLRIKLELDGDSHILELLQNRELVPGRPALVWYQPNGTRVVSEGHTLENCCYQGRVQGYTGSWVSVCTCSGLRGLVVLSPERSYILEQGPGDLPGPPIISRIQDLHLPGHTCTLSWRESVHTQTPPELPLGQRHGHRWRRDVVTETKTVELVIVADHSEVQIYRDLQRLLNRTLEVALLLDTFFRPLNVRVALVALEAWTQHDLVEISSNPAVTLENFLNWRRADLLPRLPHDSAQLVTGTSFSGPMVGMAIQNSICSPDFSGGVNMDHSTSTLGVASSIAHELGHSLGLNHDSPGNSCPCPGPAPAKTCIMEASTDFLPGLNFSNCSRQALEKALLDGMGSCLFERLPSLPSMAAFCGNMFVESGEQCDCGFPDDCTDPCCDSSTCKLRPGAQCASDGPCCQNCQLHPSGWQCRPTRGECDLPEFCLGNSSQCPPDVSLGDGEPCAGGQAVCMHGRCASYAQQCQSLWGPGAQPAAPLCLQTANTRGNAFGSCGRNPSGSYESCSPRDAICGQLQCQTDRTQPLLGSVHALIWEMIDVNGTGLNCSWVHLDLGNDVAQPLLTLPGTACGPGLVCIDHRCQPVDLLGAQECRSKCHGHGVCDSNRHCHCEEGWAPPDCTTQLKATSSLTTGLLLSLLVLLVLVMLGASYWYRVRLHQRLCQLKGPTCQYRAAQSGPPERPGPPQRALLARGTKQANALGFPAPPSRPLPPDPVPKRLQAELADRPNPPTRPLPADPVVRSPKSQGPAKPPPPRKPLPADPQGRCPSGDLSGPEAGIPPLVVPSRPAPPPPTMSSLYL comes from the exons ATGCGGCTGGCGCTGCTCTGGGCCCTGGGGCTCCTGGGCGCGGGCAGCCCTTGGCCTTCCTGGCCTCTCCCAAATATAG GTGGCACCAAGGAGCAGCAGGCAAGGTCAGAGAAGTCCCCAAGTGGGCCCTTGGAGCCCCAGGTCCTTCAGGATGACCTCCCAAATAGCCTCGAAGAGGTGCTTCAG AGCAGTCTGCCTGAACCCCTGAGGATCAAGCTGGAGCTGGATGGTGACAGTCATATCCTGGAGCTGCTACAGAATAG GGAGTTGGTCCCAGGCCGCCCAGCCCTGGTGTGGTACCAGCCCAATGGCACTCGAGTGGTCAGTGAGGGACACACTCTG GAGAACTGCTGCTACCAGGGAAGAGTGCAGGGATACACAGGCTCCTGGGTGTCCGTCTGTACCTGCTCTGGGCTCAG aGGCTTGGTGGTCCTGTCCCCAGAGAGAAGCTATATCCTGGAGCAGGGGCCTGGGGACCTTCCAGGTCCTCCCATTATTTCCCGAATCCAagatctccacctcccaggccacACCTGTACCCTGAGCTGGAGGGAATCTGTGCACACTCAGACTCCACCAGAGCTCCCCCTGGGACAGCGTCATGGTCACCGG TGGAGGCGGGATGTGGTGACAGAGACCAAGACTGTGGAGCTGGTGATTGTGGCTGATCACTCAGAG GTCCAGATATACAGGGACCTCCAGCGCCTGCTGAACCGCACACTGGAAGTGGCCCTCTTGCTGGACACA TTCTTCCGGCCCCTGAATGTACGAGTGGCACTAGTGGCCCTGGAGGCCTGGACCCAGCATGACCTGGTGGAGATCAGCTCAAACCCAGCTGTCACCCTTGAAAACTTCCTCAACTGGCGCAGAGCAGATTTGCTGCCTCGACTGCCCCACGACAGTGCCCAGCTGGTGAC TGGTACTTCATTCTCTGGGCCTATGGTGGGCATGGCCATTCAGAACTCCATCTGTTCTCCCGACTTCTCAGGAGGTGTGAACATG GACCACTCCACCAGCACCCTGGGAGTTGCCTCCTCCATAGCCCATGAGTTGGGCCACAGCCTGGGCCTGAACCATGACTCTCCTGGGAATAGCTGTCCCTGTCCAGGTCCAGCCCCAGCCAAGACCTGCATCATGGAGGCCTCCACAGA cttcctgccAGGCCTGAACTTCAGCAACTGCAGCCGACAGGCCCTGGAGAAAGCCCTTCTGGATGGAATGGGCAGCTGCCTCTTCGAACGGCTGCCCAGCCTGCCCTCTATGGCTGCTTTCTGTGGAAATATGTTTGTGGAGTCGGGCGAACAGTGTGACTGTGGCTTCCCGGAT GACTGCACTGATCCCTGCTGTGATTCCTCAACCTGCAAGCTGAGGCCAGGGGCACAGTGTGCATCCGATGGACCCTGTTGTCAAAATTGCCAG CTGCACCCATCTGGCTGGCAGTGTCGTCCTACCAGAGGGGAATGTGACTTGCCTGAATTCTGCCTAGGAAACAGCTCCCAGTGTCCCCCTGATGTCAGCCTAGGGGATGGCGAGCCCTGCGCTGGTGGGCAAGCTGTGTGCATGCATGGGCGCTGTGCCTCCTATGCCCAGCAGTGCCAGTCACTTTGGGGACCTGGGGCCCAGCCTGCTGCACCGCTTTGCCTCCAGACAGCCAACACTCGGGGAAATGCTTTTGGGAGCTGTGGGCGCAACCCCAGCGGCAGCTACGAGTCCTGCAGCCCTAG aGATGCCATTTGTGGGCAGCTCCAGTGCCAGACAGATAGGACCCAGCCTCTGCTGGGCTCCGTCCACGCTCTGATCTGGGAGATGATAGATGTGAATGGGACTGGGCTGAACTGCAGCTGGGTGCACCTGGACCTGGGCAACGATGTGGCCCAACCCCTCCTGACTCTGCCAGGCACAGCTTGTGGCCCTGGCCTG GTATGCATAGACCATCGATGCCAGCCTGTGGATCTCCTGGGGGCACAGGAATGTCGAAGCAAATGCCATGGACATGGG GTCTGTGACAGCAACAGGCACTGCCACTGTGAGGAGGGCTGGGCACCCCCTGACTGTACCACTCAGCTCAAAG CAACCAGCTCCCTGACCACAGGGCTACTCCTCAGCCTCTTGGTGTTACTGGTCCTGGTGATGCTTGGTGCCAGCTACTGGTACCGTGTTCGCCTGCACCAGCGACTCTGCCAGCTCAAGGGACCCACCTGCCAATACAG GGCAGCCCAATCTGGCCCTCCTGAAAGGCCAGGACCTCCGCAGAGGGCCCTGCTGGCTCGAGGCACTAAG CAGGCTAATGCTCTCGGCTTCCCGGCCCCCCCTTCCAGGCCGCTGCCGCCTGACCCTGTGCCCAAGAGACTCCAG GCTGAGCTGGCTGACCGACCCAATCCCCCTACCCGCCCTCTGCCCGCTGACCCGGTGGTGAGGAGCCCGAAG tctcagGGGCCTGCCAAGCCCCCACCCCCGAGGAAGCCACTGCCTGCTGACCCCCAGGGCCGGTGCCCATCGGGTGACCTGTCTGGCCCAGAAGCTGGAATCCCGCCCCTAGTGGTACCCTCCAG ACCAGCGCCACCACCTCCAACAATGTCCTCGCTCTACCTCTGA
- the ADAM15 gene encoding disintegrin and metalloproteinase domain-containing protein 15 isoform X5 has product MRLALLWALGLLGAGSPWPSWPLPNIGGTKEQQARSEKSPSGPLEPQVLQDDLPNSLEEVLQSSLPEPLRIKLELDGDSHILELLQNRELVPGRPALVWYQPNGTRVVSEGHTLENCCYQGRVQGYTGSWVSVCTCSGLRGLVVLSPERSYILEQGPGDLPGPPIISRIQDLHLPGHTCTLSWRESVHTQTPPELPLGQRHGHRWRRDVVTETKTVELVIVADHSEVQIYRDLQRLLNRTLEVALLLDTFFRPLNVRVALVALEAWTQHDLVEISSNPAVTLENFLNWRRADLLPRLPHDSAQLVTGTSFSGPMVGMAIQNSICSPDFSGGVNMDHSTSTLGVASSIAHELGHSLGLNHDSPGNSCPCPGPAPAKTCIMEASTDFLPGLNFSNCSRQALEKALLDGMGSCLFERLPSLPSMAAFCGNMFVESGEQCDCGFPDDCTDPCCDSSTCKLRPGAQCASDGPCCQNCQLHPSGWQCRPTRGECDLPEFCLGNSSQCPPDVSLGDGEPCAGGQAVCMHGRCASYAQQCQSLWGPGAQPAAPLCLQTANTRGNAFGSCGRNPSGSYESCSPRDAICGQLQCQTDRTQPLLGSVHALIWEMIDVNGTGLNCSWVHLDLGNDVAQPLLTLPGTACGPGLVCIDHRCQPVDLLGAQECRSKCHGHGVCDSNRHCHCEEGWAPPDCTTQLKATSSLTTGLLLSLLVLLVLVMLGASYWYRVRLHQRLCQLKGPTCQYRAAQSGPPERPGPPQRALLARGTKAELADRPNPPTRPLPADPVVRSPKSQGPAKPPPPRKPLPADPQGRCPSGDLSGPEAGIPPLVVPSRPAPPPPTMSSLYL; this is encoded by the exons ATGCGGCTGGCGCTGCTCTGGGCCCTGGGGCTCCTGGGCGCGGGCAGCCCTTGGCCTTCCTGGCCTCTCCCAAATATAG GTGGCACCAAGGAGCAGCAGGCAAGGTCAGAGAAGTCCCCAAGTGGGCCCTTGGAGCCCCAGGTCCTTCAGGATGACCTCCCAAATAGCCTCGAAGAGGTGCTTCAG AGCAGTCTGCCTGAACCCCTGAGGATCAAGCTGGAGCTGGATGGTGACAGTCATATCCTGGAGCTGCTACAGAATAG GGAGTTGGTCCCAGGCCGCCCAGCCCTGGTGTGGTACCAGCCCAATGGCACTCGAGTGGTCAGTGAGGGACACACTCTG GAGAACTGCTGCTACCAGGGAAGAGTGCAGGGATACACAGGCTCCTGGGTGTCCGTCTGTACCTGCTCTGGGCTCAG aGGCTTGGTGGTCCTGTCCCCAGAGAGAAGCTATATCCTGGAGCAGGGGCCTGGGGACCTTCCAGGTCCTCCCATTATTTCCCGAATCCAagatctccacctcccaggccacACCTGTACCCTGAGCTGGAGGGAATCTGTGCACACTCAGACTCCACCAGAGCTCCCCCTGGGACAGCGTCATGGTCACCGG TGGAGGCGGGATGTGGTGACAGAGACCAAGACTGTGGAGCTGGTGATTGTGGCTGATCACTCAGAG GTCCAGATATACAGGGACCTCCAGCGCCTGCTGAACCGCACACTGGAAGTGGCCCTCTTGCTGGACACA TTCTTCCGGCCCCTGAATGTACGAGTGGCACTAGTGGCCCTGGAGGCCTGGACCCAGCATGACCTGGTGGAGATCAGCTCAAACCCAGCTGTCACCCTTGAAAACTTCCTCAACTGGCGCAGAGCAGATTTGCTGCCTCGACTGCCCCACGACAGTGCCCAGCTGGTGAC TGGTACTTCATTCTCTGGGCCTATGGTGGGCATGGCCATTCAGAACTCCATCTGTTCTCCCGACTTCTCAGGAGGTGTGAACATG GACCACTCCACCAGCACCCTGGGAGTTGCCTCCTCCATAGCCCATGAGTTGGGCCACAGCCTGGGCCTGAACCATGACTCTCCTGGGAATAGCTGTCCCTGTCCAGGTCCAGCCCCAGCCAAGACCTGCATCATGGAGGCCTCCACAGA cttcctgccAGGCCTGAACTTCAGCAACTGCAGCCGACAGGCCCTGGAGAAAGCCCTTCTGGATGGAATGGGCAGCTGCCTCTTCGAACGGCTGCCCAGCCTGCCCTCTATGGCTGCTTTCTGTGGAAATATGTTTGTGGAGTCGGGCGAACAGTGTGACTGTGGCTTCCCGGAT GACTGCACTGATCCCTGCTGTGATTCCTCAACCTGCAAGCTGAGGCCAGGGGCACAGTGTGCATCCGATGGACCCTGTTGTCAAAATTGCCAG CTGCACCCATCTGGCTGGCAGTGTCGTCCTACCAGAGGGGAATGTGACTTGCCTGAATTCTGCCTAGGAAACAGCTCCCAGTGTCCCCCTGATGTCAGCCTAGGGGATGGCGAGCCCTGCGCTGGTGGGCAAGCTGTGTGCATGCATGGGCGCTGTGCCTCCTATGCCCAGCAGTGCCAGTCACTTTGGGGACCTGGGGCCCAGCCTGCTGCACCGCTTTGCCTCCAGACAGCCAACACTCGGGGAAATGCTTTTGGGAGCTGTGGGCGCAACCCCAGCGGCAGCTACGAGTCCTGCAGCCCTAG aGATGCCATTTGTGGGCAGCTCCAGTGCCAGACAGATAGGACCCAGCCTCTGCTGGGCTCCGTCCACGCTCTGATCTGGGAGATGATAGATGTGAATGGGACTGGGCTGAACTGCAGCTGGGTGCACCTGGACCTGGGCAACGATGTGGCCCAACCCCTCCTGACTCTGCCAGGCACAGCTTGTGGCCCTGGCCTG GTATGCATAGACCATCGATGCCAGCCTGTGGATCTCCTGGGGGCACAGGAATGTCGAAGCAAATGCCATGGACATGGG GTCTGTGACAGCAACAGGCACTGCCACTGTGAGGAGGGCTGGGCACCCCCTGACTGTACCACTCAGCTCAAAG CAACCAGCTCCCTGACCACAGGGCTACTCCTCAGCCTCTTGGTGTTACTGGTCCTGGTGATGCTTGGTGCCAGCTACTGGTACCGTGTTCGCCTGCACCAGCGACTCTGCCAGCTCAAGGGACCCACCTGCCAATACAG GGCAGCCCAATCTGGCCCTCCTGAAAGGCCAGGACCTCCGCAGAGGGCCCTGCTGGCTCGAGGCACTAAG GCTGAGCTGGCTGACCGACCCAATCCCCCTACCCGCCCTCTGCCCGCTGACCCGGTGGTGAGGAGCCCGAAG tctcagGGGCCTGCCAAGCCCCCACCCCCGAGGAAGCCACTGCCTGCTGACCCCCAGGGCCGGTGCCCATCGGGTGACCTGTCTGGCCCAGAAGCTGGAATCCCGCCCCTAGTGGTACCCTCCAG ACCAGCGCCACCACCTCCAACAATGTCCTCGCTCTACCTCTGA